GATCGAGCCGCCTGCCTTCTCACGCCATCCGCTGCTCACGTTGCGCGGGCGCACGGAGGCCCACCTGCACGATATCTTCCCGCGCCACTTCGGCATGGTCGAGGCGTTGCTCCTCGGGAGGAGGGAGCGCCTCGACCCGGAAGTCCGCAATCGCTTCGCTCGCGCCGGACTTTCCCACCTGCTGGCCATCTCCGGGAGCCATGTGGCGGTCTTCGCCGCCGTGCTGCTGGTGCTGGGGAGCGCGCTACGCATGCCCCGCCGGCGAATCACCTGGAGCACCATCGGCCTGACGTCCGTCTACCTGGCCGTGATCGGAGCGCCCGCCTCGGCCGCGCGAGCGGGAGTGATGGTGACCCTTGCGCTGCTGTCCGTGCTGCTGCAGCGGCCGGCGGCCGTACTGCCCATTGCGGCGGGCACCACGCTCTTGCTCCTGGCCATCGACCCTCTTGCCGTCCTCGACGTCGGCCTGCAGCTCTCTTTCGCAGGCGTGTTCGGAATCATTGCCGGGCAGCGGATCTTCGGTCGCAGGGTGGCGCGCATGACCCGTGGTACTCCGTGGAAGTGGATCGCGGACACCACCCTCGTGAGCGTAGCCGCCTTCCTCGCCACCGCTCCGATCACCGCCTACCACTTCGGCACTGTCGCGCCGATCGCCATCCTCTCCAACCTGCCGGCGATTCCGCTGACCAGCCTGGCGCTCATCGGGGTGCTGGCTGCGGCGGTGGCTGCGCCGGTGCGGCCCCTTGCGGACCTGCTAGCCTCCGGCGCGGGGCTCTCGCTGGATCTGCTCGACCGGGTGGCCACGGTCGCCGCCAATGCTCCCTACGCGAACGCCACCGTCGACCGGGCCGATCTATTTGCCTGGGGTCTCGCAACCGTCGCGGCGGGCACCACGCTGGTGCTCGTGCGGCGCGGGAGCGGTCTGGTCCGCGCCACCGTCGCGACCGGCGTCGCGGCCACCGCCATCATCGTCTGGCCGATCGCCGTCAACGCCTCCTCTCGCGGCCTGGAGATCCACTTCATCGACGTGGGGCAGGGAGATGCGATTGCCGTTCGCACGCCGCGGGGACGCTGGCTGCTCGTGGATGCGGGGCCGCGAGGGAGGGAATACGACGCAGGGGAGCGCAGGGTGGTCCCCTTCTTCCGAGCCCGTGGTGTGGGCCGGTTGTCAGCGCTGATCCTGACGCACCCCGATCTGGATCACATCGGCGGCGCACCGGCGGTTCTGCGCGCATTGGAGGTGGAGCGCATCATCGAGCCTGGCCTGGCCGTCGGGAAGGAGCTCTACCTCGAGTTGCTGCAGGAGGTACAGAGCGAAGGGGCGGAATGGCTTGCCGCGCGAGATGGCCGGGTGTTGCGCCTGGATGGAATCGAGCTACGCTTTCTCTGGCCTGATCGAGTGCTCCTCGCCGGAGAAGTGGAGACGAACGAGGCGAGCGCCGTCGCGCTGCTCCGCTACGGTGAGTTCTCGCTCCTGCTCCCTGGCGACGCCTCATCCGACGTGGAACGGGAGCTGATTCGCAGGTATGGGGCGCACCTGGACGCGGACGTGCTCAAGGCGGGCCACCACGGCAGCGCGACCTCCACCTCGGCGAGCTTTCTGCAAGCTGTCGATCCCGAGCTCGTGGTCATCTCGGTCGGTCGGGGCAATCGCTACGGTCATCCCGCGCCGGCTGTCCTGGCCAGGCTCCGCTCCACCGGAGTCGACGTGGCCAGGACCGACGAGGAGGGGACGATCTCCCTCCGCGTCCGTGATGAGAACCAGGATCGACCCGAACGAATCGGAGAATGAGGCTCTTGCGGCGGGCTACCAACCTGCTTTTCGGCGACCCCATGGAGCCGCCCGCGGAGCTGCCGCCGGACAGCCTTCCACACGGCGTGAGATTGCGCCGCGGACGGCTCGTGCCGCGGATCGGCGGGCTGCTGATCCGCTCACGCTACCCCGCTGCCGCCGTCACCCTGCGGCGCACGATCATTTTAGACCCCGCGGCGCGGCTCACGCCCGAGCTGCTCGCGCACGAGCTCGCCCACGTGCGTCAGTGGCGCGCCGATCCCCTCTTCCCGCTCCGCTACACCCTGGCCACCCTCCGCTTCGGCTACCACGACAATCCTTACGAAGTGGAAGCCCGGGAGGCTGCCCGCCGTCACTCCTCCGCCATGAACGGATAGGCGAAGTCGCGGGGCGGGGCGAAGGTCTCCTTGACGGTGCGGGCGTTCACCCACCGATACAGGTTGATGATGGAGCCGGCCTTGTCGTTCGTCCCGCTGGCCCGCCCCCCTCCGAAGGGCTGTTCACCGACCACGGCCCCCGTGGGCTTATCGTTGATGTAGAAGTTGCCCGCCGCGTGTCGCAGCGCGACGTGCGCCTCGCGAAGCGCCCGCCGATCGTTGGCGAAGACCGCGCCGGTGAGCCCATAGGGCGAAGTCCGATCGACGAGCTCGAGGGTCTCGCTCCAGCGGGCGTCGGGATAGACGTACACGGCCACCACCGGGCCGAAAACCTCCTCCTGCATCAACCGGTACCCCGGGTCAGTCACCCGTATCAGCGTCGGCTGGATGAAATACCCGACCGAGTCGTCCGCTTCGCCTCCGTACAGGATCTCCACCCCGTCCGTTCTGCGAGCGTCTTCGATGTAGCCGACGATCTTGTCGAAGGCGGTTCGGTCGATCACCGCGCCCATGAAGTTGCGGAAGTCTCGCACGTCGCCTACCCGCACGCGCTCCAGCATGGAGACGGTGATGTCGCGCACCTGCGGCCACAGCGACTCGGGGATGTAGACCCGCGAGGCGGCGGAGCATTTCTGCCCCTGGTACTCGTATCCGCCCCGCACGATCGCGGTGCAGAGCGCCTGCGGGTCGGCGCTGGCGTGGGCTACGATGAAATCCTTCCCACCCGTCTCCCCCACCAGCCGCGGATAGCTCCGATAGGTGGAGATCCGTTCACCCACCTGCTGCCAGATGTTCTGGAACACGCGGGTCGAGCCGGTGAAATGGATTCCTGCGAGCTCCGGGCTCGAGGTCAGCACTCGGGTGATCGCCACCGGATCGCCGGGAACGAAGTTGATCACTCCCGGCGGAAGGCCCGCCTCTTCCAACAGCTTGACGATGTAGTAGCCGCTCAGCATCGCCTTGTCAGACGGCTTCCAGACCACCGTGTTGCCCATCAGAGCTGGCGCGGTGGGCAGGTTCCCCGCGATGGCCGTGAAGTTGAACGGCGTCACCGCATAGACGAACCCCTCGAGCGGCCGGTAATCCAGATGGTTCCAGGTGCCGCGCAACGAGTTCGGCTGGTCCTCGAACATCTGGCGGGCGAAGTGCACGTTGAAGCGCCAGAAGTCGATCAGCTCGCAGGCGCTGTCGATCTCCGCCTGGTGAGCCGTCTTGCTCTGGCCGAGCATGGTCGCGGCGTTCAGGATCGGACGCCACCGGGTGGAAAGGAGCTCCGCCGCGCGCAGAAACACCGCTGCGCGGTCCTCCCACCCCCAGCTCGCCCATTCCCGCTGGGCGGTGAGCGCAGCTTCCACCGCACGCTGCGCTTCCGCCTCACCCGCGCGGTGCCACGTTGCCAGCTCGTGCGCGTGCGCATGAGGCATCACGGCCCGACCGAGATCGCCGGTGCGGACCTCCTCCCCGCCGATGATCAGCGGAATGTCGAGGTGCTCACCCGCCATCCGGTCCAGCGCGGCCTTCAGTGCGTCACGCTGGGGCGTGCCTGGCGCATAGCTGTTCACCGGCTCGTTCACCGGTATCGGAAGCTTGGGAATGCTACTCATCGGCTCTCCTCATTCGAACAGAGGCGGCCCCAGAGGTCGGCCCGGGGCGCACGCCCTCAGGGACTCGTGCGAATGGCCCTAAACCTTGCAAGGAACGGGCTTCGGGGATCCGTAAACTTGACCTCCGGGGCCTGTCGAGGCTAGATTTCACGCCATGATCAACCCGCTTCCCCCGGCCGAAGCGCCAGCCAGCCTTCGAGATCGGATCGAGAGCACGCTCGACACGATCCGCCCGGCACTGCAGATCGACGGCGGCGACGTGGAATTCGTCAGCCTGGATGAGGATGGTGTCCTTCAACTCCGTCTGACCGGGGCGTGTGGCGCGTGTCCGATCTCCTCGTTGACGGTGAAGCGTGGCATCGAGCGGCGGATCCGGGCGATGGTCCCCGAAGTGAGCGAAGTCCAGGCGGTCTGATCCGCTTTGCAAGTCCAGCTTCACCTTGCCGCCGGCGCTCTGGAGCGCCGGCGTTTTGCTTTGTCCTGTAGCGCTGTTAGCTTCCCCTCGACCGCAGCGGGGTCCCGACGGTCGGGCGATCGTCGGCGCGTTCGCTTTCGAATGAAGGTATCACATAGATGAACCCCACGGGTGAACAGCTCCTGCGCCGTGTCGCAGCCGCCCTGACGCAGGTTCGCGATGCGCGCGGCGAGGACGTGGTCTCGACGGGTCGCGTTCGGGACCTCCAGGCCAGCGAAGACGGCATGGTGCGCTTCCGATTCGCCCTCCAGGCCGAGGATCCGGGCACGCTGGTCCGGTCGGCCAGGGCGGCGGCGGAGGCGGTCGAGGGTGTGCGGAAGGTGAAGATCGATGTGGCCCTTCCCGCCGCCGGAGGTCCGACGCGGCGCGGGCCGGCGGTTCCCAAGCCCGGCCTGAAGCCGGGGACGGTGCCCGCTCCGAAGCCGGCCGCGCGGCTACGCGCGAACTTCGATCGGGTGATCGCGGTCAGCTCGGGGAAGGGGGGTGTGGGCAAGAGCACGGTGGCCGTGAACCTGGCGGCGGCACTCGGAGCGAACGGCCGCCGGGTTGGCCTCCTGGACGCCGACATCTACGGTCCCAACGTGCCCACCATGCTGGGTGAGCACCGTCGACCACGCGTCACCGGGAGCAAGGGGGCGGAGAAGATCGAGCCCCTGGAGGTACACGGCATCCGCATCATGAGCCTGGGACTGCTGCTGGAGGAGGCGCAGCCGGCCATCATGCGCGGTCCCATGATCTCCGGGATCCTGAAGCAGTTCCTGGAGCAGGTCGAGTGGGGAAAGCTGGATCTGCTGGTGGTCGACATGCCGCCCGGCACCGGCGACGCGCAGCTCTCGCTGGCTCAGACGGTGGACGTCGACGGAGCCGTCATGGTGACCACACCGCAGGACGTCTCCACCGGCGACGTTCGCCGCGCCATCAAGATGTTCGAGCGGGTGAACACGCCGGTGCTCGGTGTGGTGGAGAACATGGCGGGGTTCGTCTGTCCCTGCTGCGGCACTGAGTACGACCTCTTCGGGCGCGGCGGCGGCGAGGAGCTCGCGCGCGTCGCCGAGGTGCCGTTCCTCGGTCGGATTCCGCTCGAGATGGCGGTTCGCGAGGGGGGCGATACGGGCCACCCCACCGTCCTCGCCTCGCCCGACTCCGCGGCCGGCAGGGCGCTGCGCGAGATTGCGGATCGGGTGGCGAGCGCGTTGGAAGCGCGGGGGTGAGGCGGTATCGGTTATCGGTCATTATCGGTTATCCGTTATCCGTTATCCGCTCCGACGAGTGAGTCGGCTTCAATCCGCGAGAGTCGGACAGCAGGCGAATAGAAAAGGACTGGCCACTCCGGAGCGGTGACCGGTCCTTTTTCTTACTGGACTGTGCGTCGAGGCCAGATTGCAGGTCCGAACGGATAACCGACAACGGATAACGGATAACGAATAACGTACAACGGCTAACCCCCTCTCACTCCCCATCCAACCACTTCTGGTCCGACGCGCTGAGCCGGTGGTGGTGGCACCGGGAGCGGCCGACCAGCTTCAGCACGAGCCAGCCGACCACCAGGAGTGGGAGCACCTTGAACAGGAGGAAGGCAATACCCCCGAAGACCAGCGAGAAGACGAAGCCCAGCACCGTGAAGATCATCCACAGCGCGACGACCCCGACAAGGCCGATGGCCAGCAAGGTCAGAATTGCAGTCAGCATCGTTTGATCCTTCGTTGCACCGTTTGCCGGCGGACAGTCCCCACCGGGATCAGTCGATCCACTCGATTTCCACTGCGCCGAACGCCGCCTCCACGTCGACCGTCAGCTGATGGGAGGCGCTATTCCAATTGTCGCTGAAGTAGGCATCGTCGCGACGCTGGAACCCTTCCGCGTCGAAGCTGGTCAGGAACGAGCTGCGATCGATCCGCACCCCGAGGCTTCGCGGGAAGCGCAGCACCACCTCGCCCATACCCATCTGCACATGTGCCGTCGCGTTGCGGTTCCAGGCACCGCTGAAGTCCAGCGTCGTGGAGCCCACGCCTCCCTGAAATACGAGCTCCTCGGCGCGGAGGTTTCCGAGCCCCACCACGTTCAGCTCCGCCGCGCCGGCCTTCAGCTCCACCCGCCTCGCTGCGATGGGATTGGGCGTGCCGATGCGCAGGGTGGTCTCACTGGCACCCGTTTCGAGCTGGAGATTCTGGATGCGCAGTCCGCCCAGATCCATCTCCGCCGAACCCGCACCGAAATGTAGCCCGAGATCCAGGGGCACCCGATCGGTCAGCTCGATCTCTGCTTTCGATTTCTCGTGGTCCGGACCTCCGCGACGATGAAAGCGCGAGCCGAGCTCCAGCACGCGCCGGGCAGTATCGAATTCCGCCACGGGGGAGACCCGCTCCGCGTCGTAGCGCATCTCCATGCGATAGAGTAGATCCTGATCCTGCAGCGGCCGGACCTCCAGAGTGCCAGCACCGTACTCCACTTCCACCGTCAGGGGCTCTTCGTCCCAGAGCTGACGCGACGAGGTGAGCGTCCGCATCGTCTGCCCGTGCAGGGCGGCCGCGTGCGTGGCGGCAGTGAAAGCGATCGCGGCCGCCACCAGCAGGCGGCCGCGCCGACGCATGTCAGACATCCGAACCCCGTGGCGTGGTGTCGTCCTCGAAGAGCGGATCCGGCTCGAGCGGCGCATCCGTCGGCGCGGGTTGGATGAAGCCGCGTTGCGTACCGAACCGGGAGAGAATCACGGCGCCGAAACCGATCGTGGTCGCGATCCAGATTGCCACCCAGGTCACCAGCTTGAGCAGCACTCCGATGAAGTTGAGGAAGCCGGTCATCGAGATCAGGTCCGCGGCCAGCAGGGGCGCCAGCAGCATCCCCAACCCGGTGAAGAGATAGGCGTACGAGTTCCGGTACCGTAGGTCGTAGACGTCACGCCGCTGCTCGGCGGTGCGCTCCCCCAGGGCGTGTGCGGCCGCCAGCAACCCGAAAGCCGCCGCCGCCGCAATGGCGAGCGGATACAGTGGCACCGCCACCAGGAGGAAAGGAATGCCGATGATCGAAACGGCCAGCGCCACCACCAGCACCACGAAGGCCGGGACGACCAGGAAGAGTGCCGCCAGTCCGACTCCTCCGGCCCGCACGGTCGACGTCCGGATCGTGTCGCTCACCGTCTCCAGGTAACGCTGCCCGTAGAAGATCAGCAGCGATCCCACACCGGCGAGCACCAGGCCGAAAGCAAGGGTGCTCAGGATCCCCGCAAAGCCGTGCCGGATCGAGCGGAACAAGCCGAAGTCGTGATCCCGCTCGAAGTGCCGTCCTTCGTGATCAGCAATCTCGAAGTTCCTGCCTCGCGGCCCGGGGATCGCGAGAGCCTCTTCGAGCCCCTCGATATCGCCGCTCACCACCCTCATCTCACCGCGCACCCGGCCGCCGTTCTGCACGATCTCCCCGCCGGTAACCACGGCGTTGCCGAGCACCGATCCGGTGCTCTCCAGCACCAGGTCGCCGCCGACCACGACCGCGTCACCCCTGATCTCTCCCTCGACGTGCAGGTCGCCACCGACCACCACCAGGTCATCGACCGACTCGCCGGGCGCGACCGTGTGATCGCCGGTGATCACGGCGCTCGGACGCCGCTCCTCCCCGAGCGGGGCGGGTGCCGCCTGCTGCTGCGGGACCATTGCAGCGGAAGACGGGGCCGGCGGTGCCGGGGCCTGGCTCTCCTGGGCGGAGGCGGCGCGCGTCAGGCCAGGACAGGCGAGAAGCGCGGCCAGCAGGATGACCGTCCTCAGGCGTTCAGTTCGCATAAGTCACGTTTCCGGTCGGCGTGCGGACCAGCCGAACGAGCGACCACGCGGAGAGCGGGATCGCGACGGCCAGGATGATGAGCGCGACGATCAATGCGATGGCGGGGACACTCAGCACCATCTGGTAGACTCCCTGGAGCCATCCCGGGACCCCGACCTGCGTTCCCCAAGTCGCCAGGGTGGCGCCGATGTCCAGGATGAACGAGCGGATCTGGGTCCAGGTCCAGCCAGCCACCGCGCCCGCGGTGAGCACAGGACTGTTGGCCACCCAGATCGCAACCCCCAACAACGGCAGCATCGGGGCGAGCAACGCCGTAATCAGCAGCGTCCACCCGCGACGGGATTCCGGCCGCCAGTGCCTCACCCAGGCGAAGACGGGGCTGGCCCGCGGTGAGACCCGGACTCTTGCCATGACCTCGTCGGCGAACCCGGGCGAAGGCGCAAAACGCGGGAGCGCCGCAAGCGCTTCGATGAGCGCCTTCGACGCTTCCAGCTTGCTGGCGCAGAGCGAGCACGTCGCCAGGTGCGCCTCGGCTTTGACCAGTTCCTCCCCGGTCAGGAAGCCGTCGGCGAGCTGCTCGATCGCCGCGTCGGTCAGGTGTGCCACGGTGTTAGGCACGGATCCTCTCCCGGGCATGAGGTGCTACGTTCATGTGCAACCCTACGAAAAGCTTACGCATCGGTTTCAGGTGTTGATTCGCAAATGCGCAAGCGTCTCCCTCAGCTCCCCGCGCGCCCGGTGGATGTAGGTCTTCACCGTGCCGAGGGGGATCCCCATGATTTCGGCAATTTCCTCGTACGGGCGCCCTTCTACGTGGCGCAGGAGGATGGCCGTTCGGTACTCGGGCCGCAGCTCCCCGATGGCGCGCTCGATCTCCTGCCCGAGCTCCTTCGCCTCGAGAAACTCTTCCGGGTTTTCGTCACGCGACTCCACCGTGATCCGCGTCGCGTCGATCTCGTCCTGCGTCGAGGCGTTGCGGGAGCCGTCTAGCGAGACGGTCTCGAGATCTTTCTTGCGGATCGCGTCGATCGTCAGGTTGCTCGCGATCTTGAAGATCCAGCTCGAGAACTTGTACTTCGG
The DNA window shown above is from Longimicrobiaceae bacterium and carries:
- a CDS encoding sigma-70 family RNA polymerase sigma factor, with translation MNLALIQATDHDLVALAASGSEKAYRELLDRYQRPVFSLIYRMVRDRERAEDLAQETFVKVFNHIGSFNPKYKFSSWIFKIASNLTIDAIRKKDLETVSLDGSRNASTQDEIDATRITVESRDENPEEFLEAKELGQEIERAIGELRPEYRTAILLRHVEGRPYEEIAEIMGIPLGTVKTYIHRARGELRETLAHLRINT
- the pruA gene encoding L-glutamate gamma-semialdehyde dehydrogenase, which translates into the protein MSSIPKLPIPVNEPVNSYAPGTPQRDALKAALDRMAGEHLDIPLIIGGEEVRTGDLGRAVMPHAHAHELATWHRAGEAEAQRAVEAALTAQREWASWGWEDRAAVFLRAAELLSTRWRPILNAATMLGQSKTAHQAEIDSACELIDFWRFNVHFARQMFEDQPNSLRGTWNHLDYRPLEGFVYAVTPFNFTAIAGNLPTAPALMGNTVVWKPSDKAMLSGYYIVKLLEEAGLPPGVINFVPGDPVAITRVLTSSPELAGIHFTGSTRVFQNIWQQVGERISTYRSYPRLVGETGGKDFIVAHASADPQALCTAIVRGGYEYQGQKCSAASRVYIPESLWPQVRDITVSMLERVRVGDVRDFRNFMGAVIDRTAFDKIVGYIEDARRTDGVEILYGGEADDSVGYFIQPTLIRVTDPGYRLMQEEVFGPVVAVYVYPDARWSETLELVDRTSPYGLTGAVFANDRRALREAHVALRHAAGNFYINDKPTGAVVGEQPFGGGRASGTNDKAGSIINLYRWVNARTVKETFAPPRDFAYPFMAEE
- a CDS encoding DNA internalization-related competence protein ComEC/Rec2; protein product: MFLPPLVVVVLVFLAGLLPALRFAPPALPLWLSTAAILLACWRQTPRPSGGKDLHELLLVAAFAGAGASLGALRAASSDCRLSLPDQAKVEVEGVLGAGIFPGEAADGPPLLPLEHAVIRRGEQRCRAPVRTLLPWGAPAALAGSRVVFEGTWVRSRRLDNGGPWPVDGFRAGYLRSVDSLRIEPPAFSRHPLLTLRGRTEAHLHDIFPRHFGMVEALLLGRRERLDPEVRNRFARAGLSHLLAISGSHVAVFAAVLLVLGSALRMPRRRITWSTIGLTSVYLAVIGAPASAARAGVMVTLALLSVLLQRPAAVLPIAAGTTLLLLAIDPLAVLDVGLQLSFAGVFGIIAGQRIFGRRVARMTRGTPWKWIADTTLVSVAAFLATAPITAYHFGTVAPIAILSNLPAIPLTSLALIGVLAAAVAAPVRPLADLLASGAGLSLDLLDRVATVAANAPYANATVDRADLFAWGLATVAAGTTLVLVRRGSGLVRATVATGVAATAIIVWPIAVNASSRGLEIHFIDVGQGDAIAVRTPRGRWLLVDAGPRGREYDAGERRVVPFFRARGVGRLSALILTHPDLDHIGGAPAVLRALEVERIIEPGLAVGKELYLELLQEVQSEGAEWLAARDGRVLRLDGIELRFLWPDRVLLAGEVETNEASAVALLRYGEFSLLLPGDASSDVERELIRRYGAHLDADVLKAGHHGSATSTSASFLQAVDPELVVISVGRGNRYGHPAPAVLARLRSTGVDVARTDEEGTISLRVRDENQDRPERIGE
- a CDS encoding DUF4157 domain-containing protein, whose amino-acid sequence is MRLLRRATNLLFGDPMEPPAELPPDSLPHGVRLRRGRLVPRIGGLLIRSRYPAAAVTLRRTIILDPAARLTPELLAHELAHVRQWRADPLFPLRYTLATLRFGYHDNPYEVEAREAARRHSSAMNG
- a CDS encoding Mrp/NBP35 family ATP-binding protein; this translates as MNPTGEQLLRRVAAALTQVRDARGEDVVSTGRVRDLQASEDGMVRFRFALQAEDPGTLVRSARAAAEAVEGVRKVKIDVALPAAGGPTRRGPAVPKPGLKPGTVPAPKPAARLRANFDRVIAVSSGKGGVGKSTVAVNLAAALGANGRRVGLLDADIYGPNVPTMLGEHRRPRVTGSKGAEKIEPLEVHGIRIMSLGLLLEEAQPAIMRGPMISGILKQFLEQVEWGKLDLLVVDMPPGTGDAQLSLAQTVDVDGAVMVTTPQDVSTGDVRRAIKMFERVNTPVLGVVENMAGFVCPCCGTEYDLFGRGGGEELARVAEVPFLGRIPLEMAVREGGDTGHPTVLASPDSAAGRALREIADRVASALEARG
- a CDS encoding NifU family protein, whose protein sequence is MINPLPPAEAPASLRDRIESTLDTIRPALQIDGGDVEFVSLDEDGVLQLRLTGACGACPISSLTVKRGIERRIRAMVPEVSEVQAV